The genomic region CATCATAACCTCAAATCTTTAAATAAACCAAATTAGGCTTTCACTCATTCCACAATTCATGTAGAGTCTTATCCACAAATTTGGATGCCAACCAGTTTAGTGTAAATACTGTAATTTTTAGGGCATCACCTTAGAAAGATGTAGGTAAATAACTAAAACTAATCATAGATCGAACCATATCTATCAAGGTTTGATTTCTTCATTTGAATACACCATTATGCCATGATGTACCAAGAGAGATGAGTTGTGATATCATCTCGTACTTCTTTAGGtattcattaaattatatgcTCAATTATTCACCTTTTTTTATCATATCAAAGCATTTTAATACTTTGGTCTATCTAATTTTAAACCTCATtcttaaatgttttaaatttctcaaaaaGATTAAGACTTATGTTTTTGCATATCTATTGAAGTCATCATTAAATGTGATAAAGTAGGAATAGTAACCTTTTTCCTATACTATTAGAGGTCTATATACATCACTATGGATGatgtttaacaattttattacattttcactATATTCAGTAAAAGATGACTTGGTCATCTCACCTAAAAGACATGActcacattcatcatataattagaagtcaaataatttcaaaacttcATCTTTTAGAGCTTTGAAATATAAGTCAAGTTTGCATAATCGTTCCTACAGTGCCACGAGTATGTAAGATTTAGTTTGTTATGTctagttttctttattttaaagattaagaatattattatttaaattaagcaTATCATTAATTATACTTGTGCCTACATTGCCACAGGTATgtaagatttattattttttaaatatagagaCCATTAATTAATGAGACAATTCCATAAAAGATATCATTCAAACCAAAGGATAAAGAACCtttgtttattataaataaaatcttagtCCATCTACAGTagacacaaaaataaaattcttagaAATTAccataacataattataatttttgagttCTAAAATAAGGCCAATAGGCAAACTTAAATAACCAAGACCTACAACTAATGCAGCTAGTCTTGCTTCAATTCCAACATGTAAGCTCACCTCTCCATGGGCAAGCGATCTACTCTGCATTAGATCCTGCACATAAGTACAAATGTCATATCAACATCTTGTGTCCATGACCTAAGATGAAACAAGAGATAAGTTAATCTCAATCATAAATATACCTGAAGTAAAAGCATTTGACTTCTTATTTCTTAAAAGACCTTGTAATTTCTCCTCCAATGATCAAACTTGCCATAATAGAAACATACTACCATACCATCTTTTTCCCAATGTCACCAGTGGGGTAAACCAAGTTGAGCTTATGCCTAAGGTTTGGGTTTGGACTTGGCCTTGGCATTTCCTTTTGCCCTTACCCTTACCCATTCTAGCATCAACTAAGAATACAGGCGAAGACTTATTAATACCTTGCTCCATAGTCCTTAACATGTTCAAAATCTCAGCCAGAGATTTCTCAATCCCATTCAtgttgaattaagaataaaaatcagGCTAGAACTACAAAACCAAGTCAATGGCAAGGTCATGGTCGATACAAAAGCCCAAAGCCACAAACCTATCAATGTACCTAATCATCTTGAATACATGAGAGCCATATGAGCTCCCTCTAACATTTTGTATCTATACTTGTAATTTGACAACTTGTACCTCTCACAACGTGCATGCATAAAGAATAACTCTTTTGAGACGTAGGAGAACGGATCTAGCATCCATTTATTTCCTCACGTTAATGCTAACATCAAATATGCAACGTCATTAGCATTATCAAGgtatttttgataaatatatcattcCTCTTGGGTGGTATTAGGATCAAGTTATATGCGTTGGGTGCTTTCTATGacatacttcttttttttttttttagtgtagCACAATATGAAGATTTTGATACTAGTCAATCAAGTTTTTGTCATCTAAATTGTTGTCCATTTCAAGTATAAAATGCAATCTTATATTATTAGTTGTCATTGTGAAACTACATATGCAAATAAGACTAATCAGtacttattttatgttttattttatgttttattaaataaatactcacttttttttttttgagctaATAACTCTCACTATTGGTCTTGGAAAATCTCAGTGGATCTCTTAGTAGACCAAAATCTTATCTAATCCATTTTTAACTTAACCATGTTGAACAAGCTATGTGGGTAGATTAGGTAGGCCTACAAGCCAATTGTACAAGTGAAAGAACTCAAGTTAAGGGCATTATTCTTGACAATTCAAACAACCTTGAGTACAACTTTTGATATCAATAGAATGAATACTATATCACTAATACATTGATAACTGCATATAGTTCGTGCCTCCAAACTCAAACCACATTTATTGTTAGGAACAATTATCATGGTTAAATGACACCCATTACTGTTAGTCACTAGGTTTTATAAGGTTGAATTGTACCATTTGCTATGGTGAATAAGACATAGATAAACTTAGAGCTTAACTAAGTTCATAGTGGTGGAAGGCTTTTATACAACTTAAAATTTACTAAagggttttattttaattatctattttagtCTTACTTTTATTAGTCATGTTTATGCATAACTTAAGTCTATATATGCATACACCCTTACGAAGGTAATCTAAAACATAATTTGTGTTGACACATGCTTTTCCACATTCATTGTTACGAACAATTATCATGGTTAAATGACACCCATTACTGTTAGTCACTAGGTTTTATAGGGTTGAATTGTACCATTTGCTATGGTGAATAAGACATAGATAAACTTAGAGCTTAACTAAGTTCATAGTGGTGGAAGGCTTTTATACAACTTAAAATTTACTAAagggttttattttaattatctattttagtCTTACTTTTATTAGTCATGTTTATGCATAACTTAAGTCTATATATGCATACACCCTTATGAAGGTAATCTAAAACATAATTTGTGTTGACACAtgcttttatcaaatattggcTCCTTCAAGCCCTAAGGGGATAGCTCGATTAATATAAGGTTTTGCTCTTCATTCTTTCTCTTCTCGAGTCTTGAAAATGCAACATTGTCTTTATTTGTTTCTTCAATTACATAACAACTTTTCATTGCCTTAATTCGTCTCTTCAATTACATGACAACTTTTCACACCCTAAATACattgatttaattcaatataaattacattaataaatGGAAAACCTCGACACTCGAAAGGAGTTGAGATGAAAAGTGAATTACAAAAGAATTCAAGAGAGGCAAGATTCACAAACcctattttaatatttcatttaaaaacctaacaaaataaatgaaaagtaAATTAACCCATTAATTATAGGCCCATATACGAAACACCTCACCAAGCAAACATATCATGCTATCAACACACGCAAAAACCAATTTtggttaaattattattatttcaatttgattcTAAAAACTTacgtaatttaattttcaacccaaataaatccaaaacaaaatttttgaatctaatCATGCAACAagacaaattcaaacaaaatgtcATTCTACCATACGCGACAATAGATAGTAATATATTGAAACTTTCATACCTACATTTGGTGACTCCTCTTCAACTTCACCTCAAATCCATCTAGAATTAAAACACTTTCGTTGTTATACCAACGAGACCCTACTCATCCACGTAAGGGCTCTATGACGATCAAGAGACACATAGGTGCTAGCTTATGATGTATGAAATTAAGTATACTAAGATTAGgagaagaaattgaaaagaaaatctcTTCTTccccaaagagaaagaaatgacTAGAGTGAGAGTTTCTCAAAagcttaaatgaaaaaatggcTAAGGTTATGCTATGAATTTATATCAAAACTCTAGTAGctcatttatatattccatCCAAAGTCAGTAGCTAATTGCATGATTTGCCCAATCcataattgatattaattagtcataattatgttttaagtatttatttataaatatttttcaaacataattttagatatataacttCACCAAACGAATGTGATTCACCCTTTATGCTTTACACCCCAATATTTCAAGTTAGAAAAACTGACTCCTTATGCATGTACCCTATAGGTTCCCTAATATACTAgcaatgaataaaatttataattaatctaaaattaatcaactattttatttacaaaccATGAACGGTCTCTAGTAAGACATTATAATCACCCaatatattgaaaatcaatgTTAACTGATAAACCTTTTAATGGCACAACTgtgcaattcaattttttcatcatactaatatttcattaaagttAAGGCACTGCCACTTCATGTACAAACAATTTGAATAGAGGGctcaaagaaaacaatttacGACTGATGTATATACTCTTCTCTTCGATAATTATAACTTAATTGTAAGGGCTCAATGGTTGGCAACCTTTGGGGACATTTTATGGAATTTTAAGGACCTTCAAATATCTTTTAAACATAAGGGGAATCAATGTATGTTATAGGATAACAAAGGGAAAGAAATGACATCAATCAATCACTCTAAACTACAGCCTTTATTATGCAAAAATCAACATGTAGCTTCCACACAATTGGTAATGGAGTATGAGGAAATTGAGCTAGCATGTTGAAGTCACATGAGAACTTGCTGACAATAGTTGAAAGGGGTTATAATTGTTATTGAGTCAGTTCAATGATTTCTTTAGACAATATGAAGGCTTACAATCTCAAAGAGAGCATGAACACCAAACCGTCCACAAGGAGAATGCACTAGTTGGCAACCATAAACCATATAGATATagtaatttgtaaaaaaaaaaaaaaaaaaagtgattgagAAGGTACAAGAGATGTTGAAAGTCGGTGtcattgaaacaaataaaagttcTTATGTTGGAGGTTGGTGTCATCATAACAACAATAGTTTTTATGCTAGCCTAATTGTCCTAGTCAAGAAGAGGGATGGTTCTTGGAGGCTATGTATGGATTATAGGGTTTTAATgatgtcaaaataaaaaaacaaatacctCATTTCAATTTTGAGGAGCTATTGAATGAGATTGGGAAAGCcgaaatattttctaaaatcaatctgaaatcaagtaattgaagaaaatgacaCATCCTGCCTCCATTCCTCAGTCGATAAGACAACCTTCAAAACACATGAATGTCATTATAAATTCTTATTAATGCCTTTTGAACTCACCCATGCACCTTCAACTTTTCGAAATCTCatgaattttatctttaaaacctATCTAAGGATGCGTGTGTTAATGTTTTTCAGTAAAATTCTAATATACGGTAAAAATAAGGATCTTTTGCAACACCTTAAAAAGGCTTTTAAAACATTGAGAACACATAGGTTGTATGTTATGAGAAGAAAATGTACTTTTGATTATACACAAATCTATTACCTGAGACATATATTACACTAACTGGTGTGAAGACTGGTCTATTAAGACACAAGTTGTGAGAGATTGGCCAACCCCAAAAACAATCAAACTAAAGGTTTCCTAGGATTGATAGGTTATTATAGAAAGTTTGTATAAGGATATAGTCAACTAGCTAGGCCACTTACAAAACTCCTTAAAGAAACTCCTTCCAATGGTCCACATCACCTCATGAAGcatttgaaaaccttaaagaGACCATGGTTTCCACACCAATTCTTACATTGCCAGATCACGCAAACAAATTCTGGAAAATGATGCTTAGGGAAGGAATGAAGGCCTTGATATAGAAGTACCACCCCATAACATATAGTAAGGCTCGATCCTCTAAACATCAACTGCTTTCATTTATGAGAAGAAAATGTTAGTCATCTTGCTTGCTATCAAAAAATGGGAACCCTACTAGTGAGCCAAGACTTCATCATAAAGATTAATCATCAAAGTCTAAAATACCAAGTAAAGCAGAAAATTACAACACTTTCTTAGCAAGCATGAGTAGCTAAATTTATGCAATATGATTATGAGATTGTCTATAAAAAGGGAGGGAAAATGTGGTGGGAGATGCATTATCTCAATTGCATGGAATGAAAGTTAACAGCCTTACAACAACGGTATTCCCCTTCAAATTACTAACTAGAATTACGAACACATGGGTAGTTGATGAACATCTCAAGACCATTATAGCAGCAAAATAGACAGACTCAAGAATGCATAAGGAATATTCATGGTAGCAAGATAAACTTAGGAGGAAAGGAAAGTATGCGGTTAGGAAGGATAATGAATTTCAATAGGACCTTATCAACCTATTCCAGAACTCTGTTATGAGAGGACATTCAAGACTTACAATGACGGTGAACGAGGCCAACATCTATGGTCTAGAAAGGTATATGAAAGAATGTGGAAGACTATATTAGGAATTGTCAGATATGTCTAAGAAACAAACCAAGAATATTGCTTCTCTTAGCCTTTTGCAACCATTGCTCATGCTTGCTGGAGTATTTACAGATCTTATAATGGACTTCATTGAAGGACTTCCAAAATCACAAGGTAGGTATGTCTTATATGTGGTTGTTGAAAGTTTCACTTAATACACACATTTCATAGGACTAACTTATCCATTCTTGGTAGCTATTGTGGCTTATggcttaaaattttctaaacagTATCTATAAGTTGAATGGAATGCCTAACTCTATTACTAGTGATCAAGGGTTATTATTCATCAATAAGTTTTGGTAGAAGCTCTTCAAGCTAAAGGCTGACATCCTACAAATGTCTACTACTTATCATCCTTAACTAGATGGGTAGACAAAGGTTGTGAATAGATGCTTTTAAAGCCATCTAAGATGCATGGCATGAGAGATACCACACACTTTATTTTGGATATTGTCCCTGACCGAGTTCTCGTATAACACTTCTCATCACTTAAGCATTCAAATGTCACCCTTCAAATCCTTTTATGTATATACACCCCTCTCCATGTCCCATATTTCCCAAATGATTCAAGAATCGAAGCTATCAATGCTTCTCTTCATATTTAGAAGGCTACCATCCAACTTCTACAAAGGCATCTGTCAAGGGCTTAGagcaaaatgaaatttttacctgatagacttacccaaaaaataattagttgataaaaaacaaatagaacAAATATTTCATATGAAAGACTGGGTATATAACAAGCAACAACCTTATTGATACTTTcaatacaaaatatttcaagCTCTTCCATATTTAAGTCACTATTAGAGTTTTTGCTTGAAAGCTTCAACTTCCTCCAAGGGCAGAAATACATGATGTCTTTCACATATTATTACTAAATACTAAAACCAATTCACACACCTACTGTCCCTGCCACGAATCCACAAAACTTTATCATTCATGTTCTTCTTCCACAAGCCATCCTCAACCGTCACATGGTCAAATAGAAGAATGTTATAACTGCTCAACTCTTGACACAATGACAAGGGATGTCTTTTGGCGAGGCCACATGGGAATATGCCAACAAACTGAAATGACACTTCAGAGTATTTTTCCTTGAGGACTGTGTTTGAAGGGGGAGATATTGATAAGAATTCAAATCACTTTTCAAATGATACGATCCCATTTGGCAAGGGTCATTGAAGAATGGGAAAAGGCTCCATTtcattttggttttaaaaaataaagggacAACATCGTTCACGCAAAAAACTACTAGTTTTCACAATGAGAATTAGTTAGAGAGTGGACAAATTGTATGTTAAAAACAGTTGAAGGGCGAGGAATTTGTCTGATTTAAAGAGAGCCCTCCTCGTAACAAATCATACAAGAAGAAatgaattgattaaatattgttttatatttaatttaaaactactcaATCACATCGTGACATATTTGTGCATATACTATCTTTTAAttaagtgttgttttatctctaatttaaaactactttTTTGTCATTATTGTGTTTTTTAGAACAAACCAACTAAAATGTGTTGTAGTGAAAAATGAACTTCAAGTCAAGACTCGGGGGTTAAAAAAACGAAACCAACtaaatttcacaaaaataaGGCTTGATGTCAAGGAATGCAAGAAAAATGCAGCATTGTAATATTTGACTGCATGATACTCTTGGTCAGAAAAGTAGGACCTCAAGCACAGGTGGCCAGGAAATGAACGACAAAAACAATGCTCACACATGTTTACTGACAGGTCATCTAAATAGAAAAGGCATCACACTAAGTCACCACGGAAGACAAACATACATCTATGTGCATGTTATAGCATGAATGTGCAGCTCATTCTGCAGTAGGGGAATGATATATTCCCAGGAAAAAGAATAAACTTTtcacttaatttttcttttctctcttctgaAAGGGAAACATACCTTTACCAGCATCAGCCATCTCTGCAAAAAGAAGTTCAGCATGTTTTGATGTGTCTgaaacataaaatatacttACCATTGCTCCTCAACTTAAAACCTTTGTTTGCTAGCCTCCACAGCTCAAGCTAAAAAAGTAAATAGGGTTATTTAgcgaacaataaaactatatgcacaagCAGTCTAAAACTTtgtgtacaaacaataatatgtcatcatataattagatattattttatctcaaatttaaaactatccaatCACATGGTGACTTCGtcattatttgtgcacaaagttatacatattatttgtgctCATAGCACTACGCTTCAACAAATGTTAAAGACAAAACGGATGTCCAGGAAGCTACTGTTGAAAAGTTGATCACTCAACCAGATCTGTATCAGTAAAATCAACAGAGAATTCAAATTAGATGAAATATGCTTGCATAAGTCCAAAGAGTGTGTCAAAGCCATCACCTCTAGAAAGTTAAAGGACGACATGATGCGCTACTTATAAAACAAGCTACAACAAATACCTAACTGGAATGAAAAGAATTTCAGATTCCATATACACATTTACCTCAAAACATCAGGCCTGTTGTTTCGATTAGTAAACTCTTTTTCGTTTTTTATAACGAAAGTCTTCAGCATAATTTTCATCCGACCCCCTGACCATCAGCCACCTATCATGACTTGGCTGATTGTCCATAGACCTTGAATTGTGCCGAGAATGCCCTGACACATTACTGAAATCTCTctcttttagttgtttttttatatCACCAGGACAGCTTGGTTCCAAACCAGAATCTGAGCGGCTGCTATGTTTCTGTTCATGTTTTTTGACATCAGACttcactctctttctttcaacCTCTTTCTCTTTGTTACTTGGATGGCGAACACAACTAGAATCACTGCAACACTGCTCCCTTCTTGCACTGTGCTTTTTAGAGTTTCTGCTCTGTTCTTTTTGCCTCATATCACTTTTCCAGCTGGAACCAATGGGGATATTCTCAACTTCTGAACTTCTCTCTGAGTGATGTGGCCTCCATTCTCTACCAGAAATTGAGGAATGGGGATTTTTCTCATGTTTCTCATCAACAGAGTACGTGCCATTGTCCAAATTAGTGTCATGAAGTGTCTCTTGTGTAACCTACGCAAAATGCTTTCCTCAGAACAGCTTACACTCCTTTCCCTACTGATATGAGATCTACGGTCATCTGATCTTTCTTCCTCACTCAAGTGACACCTTTTCTTAATATGAAgataatcatcatcatcatcatcatcatcatcggaCTGTCCACTGGAGATACAGAAGTTATTCAAATAAAGAAGCATCAGCATACAAgaaagtaacataaaaatacaatttagtAAATAAACCCAGCAAGCAGCCACTTTTCAAGGACAATAGAAATGGCACCTGTAACCCCCAAGCAACTCTGATTCTTTccctaaaaaaataaagtcCTAAAAATGCCAAATTTTTTACAGGTAATGAGAACCATTACTTTTCTGGTATAGATCTTAATCCGCATTAGTTCACCTGCTGTTTGTGAATGCACTACTGATATGTTCTCTATTGGAAAAGGAGATGGATGTGCCTTCGCCGGTGGCATCACAGGTGCCTCTATTTGAGACCCCTTGTGGagaaatagaaatgaaaatagaaaGGCAATGAAAACTCCAAATGGCCAAAGTTAAAGGGCAggattttataattcaaaagaaCCATAAAACCTGATCCACATACATGATCCAAACAATGAAGAAAACCTTGTTTGcctatttacattttttattactatataGATAACTTTAGACATTTGAATTGTGTAAAATCAAAACAAGGCATCAGGGACTACATACACATGAATAGGATAGAGTATAAATCAAGTTTCTATGAATGAAGAAAAAGGCGATGCCAGCCAAACATTAAAATAAGACAACAAAATAGCAAGTGCAAAACAATGAATCATTTATATGATCTTGTAACATTTAAAAAACAACCCACCCCAGACAAGTGAAAAGGAAGGGAAAAAATTCACACAGCAAAGGATACATATCTTTTAGGCTCCATAAAAACACATGATGCTTAATATCTAAAAACAGATTTACCTCATATTCAGATTTGATAACTTCCGTTTCTTTTCATAAACTTGACGATCCAAAATCTCTGAATGAAATAGATGTCGCTCTGTATTAATCACAACTGGAGCTGCTGCTCCTCTCATCCTCCCGAAACCACTGCAAGATGATTCAGCATTAAAATTCACTACATCAACCAATCAATGaagtaataattttcaaagccagaatatatgaaatgttaaagaaaaaggttgggggggggggggtggtggtTGGGTGTTGAGAATGAGGGGTAATATAAGTAACTAGAAACAATCACATCATTCAACTTACCCATAGGCAGGTGGGCCACCAAACGTAGATGGCATATACATAGGACCAGTAAAAGGTGGGGCACGAGGACCATAGCTACATTGAAGGGCATTATCCCTGGATTAGCATATATGTTTGCAACATGGGGCAAAGGAGGTCCGTTCCAGTAAGTTGATACATAACCATGCATAGCATGTGGAAAACCACCATTTCCTGAAATCCAAGGGGAAAAAAATCAAAGACAACCCTCAGACAGTATATATATGTCAAACAACCAAATAATAGGCAACCCTCTGACAGTATACATATGTCAAACAACCAAATACAGGCAACCATCTGACAGTATATATATGTCAAACAACTAAATAAGAGAAGGGATCCGGATGATACCTGTATGTAGCATAGAATTTGGACTTGAAGCAACAGGGCAGTTTCTTATGAAATGATCTGGAGAACCACACATG from Mangifera indica cultivar Alphonso unplaced genomic scaffold, CATAS_Mindica_2.1 Un_0077, whole genome shotgun sequence harbors:
- the LOC123207433 gene encoding uncharacterized protein LOC123207433, with translation MYMPSTFGGPPAYGGFGRMRGAAAPVVINTERHLFHSEILDRQVYEKKRKLSNLNMSGQSDDDDDDDDDYLHIKKRCHLSEEERSDDRRSHISRERSVSCSEESILRRLHKRHFMTLIWTMARTLLMRNMRKIPIPQFLVENGGHITQREVQKLRISPLVPAGKVI